In the genome of Methanopyrus kandleri AV19, one region contains:
- a CDS encoding DUF2115 domain-containing protein: protein MAGVVSSVSGSNTNRRVPDVPPSGFQEVLESLESVETCRDLAYLCREVARRADPRVLALLRRDAWRQARFVHPRSYREKILRSLFFALTARINQMRRLDPEEYPEDPIEGYDRFLEIVREYAEDPDYDSPLLLLYESLSAAYAIFLRGEPVHPPGTEFPGVGKVRRTDDCYYCPIKERREDQPGSFCTLCPAEQDPEVVS, encoded by the coding sequence GTGGCGGGGGTTGTATCCTCGGTCTCAGGATCAAACACCAACAGGAGGGTTCCTGACGTACCGCCCTCCGGCTTCCAGGAAGTACTCGAGAGCCTGGAGTCGGTGGAAACGTGTCGAGACCTCGCCTACTTATGCCGCGAGGTCGCCCGCCGTGCCGATCCCAGGGTCCTAGCCTTGCTCCGCAGGGACGCGTGGCGGCAGGCCCGGTTCGTCCACCCCAGGAGCTACCGTGAGAAGATCCTACGTTCCCTGTTCTTCGCACTGACCGCGAGGATCAACCAGATGCGGCGACTGGACCCCGAGGAATACCCGGAGGACCCCATCGAGGGTTACGATAGGTTCTTGGAGATCGTACGCGAGTACGCCGAGGACCCGGACTACGACTCCCCACTACTCCTCCTGTACGAGTCCCTCTCGGCCGCCTACGCCATCTTCCTACGCGGTGAGCCGGTTCACCCGCCCGGTACGGAGTTCCCCGGAGTAGGGAAGGTCCGTCGGACGGACGACTGTTACTACTGCCCGATCAAGGAGCGACGTGAGGATCAGCCGGGGTCGTTCTGCACCTTATGTCCGGCGGAACAGGATCCGGAGGTGGTATCGTGA
- a CDS encoding methionine synthase, protein MRPVVTVVGSHPVGHEPTLKDRLLEKLRRRSAYAPAIHEAVRDQTEAGVELVSDGQVRGDMIEIFASHIPGMTVEDGPAVIGRVEPPRFSPLVLDYREATRVAGEVEVKAILTGPVTLCYSLEVRTDLYPSNDHSSLLKDVARALSAEARLLRREGASVLQVDEPILSAGVTSVKKVARYVNTVLKAFKGGTRVLHVCGDVTEVYLDLEENIDADVFDHEFAGHPENLEVVAEGDSPIGVGVVRSDTDRVESLDEVVGLLEKAREAMGDRIEFVDPDCGLRKLPREIAKKKLEVVRKARDRVFR, encoded by the coding sequence GTGAGGCCTGTGGTGACGGTCGTGGGCAGTCACCCGGTCGGTCACGAGCCCACGCTCAAGGATCGCCTCCTCGAGAAACTCAGGAGGAGGTCCGCCTACGCTCCCGCCATACATGAGGCCGTCCGCGACCAGACGGAGGCGGGTGTGGAGCTGGTCTCCGACGGCCAGGTTCGGGGGGACATGATCGAGATCTTCGCCTCTCACATCCCCGGGATGACCGTCGAGGACGGCCCCGCGGTGATAGGTCGGGTGGAGCCCCCCAGGTTCTCGCCCCTAGTGCTCGATTACCGCGAGGCTACTCGGGTCGCGGGGGAGGTCGAAGTCAAGGCGATCCTCACCGGCCCGGTCACGCTGTGTTATTCCCTCGAGGTGCGCACGGATCTTTACCCCTCCAACGACCATTCCAGCCTCTTGAAGGACGTGGCGCGAGCCCTGTCGGCGGAGGCCCGGCTACTCCGGCGCGAAGGGGCGAGCGTACTGCAGGTGGACGAGCCGATACTGTCGGCCGGTGTGACCTCCGTTAAGAAGGTGGCTCGATACGTGAACACCGTCCTGAAGGCGTTCAAGGGCGGTACCAGGGTCCTACACGTCTGCGGAGACGTCACCGAGGTGTACCTCGATCTGGAGGAGAACATCGACGCCGACGTGTTCGACCACGAGTTCGCCGGTCACCCGGAGAACCTCGAGGTCGTCGCCGAAGGAGATAGCCCGATCGGCGTCGGAGTGGTGCGCTCCGATACCGACCGCGTCGAGAGTTTGGACGAGGTGGTAGGACTGCTGGAGAAGGCGCGGGAGGCGATGGGAGACCGTATCGAGTTCGTGGACCCCGACTGCGGTCTCCGGAAGCTACCCCGTGAGATCGCCAAGAAGAAGCTCGAGGTGGTCCGGAAGGCCAGGGACCGCGTGTTTCGTTAA
- a CDS encoding EamA family transporter: MKAETYALLAALLWGLAPVIEKVGLRGMDPMTATLIRSLAAVAFLAVVCLAVGRSQVGGLKYVGYMIVGGILAGGLGLYLYYLALSSGQASRIVPLSSTYPLFATLFSILALRERPSVETVVGCILIVIGAVLVSRE, translated from the coding sequence ATGAAGGCGGAGACGTACGCACTGTTGGCGGCGTTACTGTGGGGCCTAGCGCCGGTGATCGAGAAAGTCGGGCTACGTGGAATGGACCCCATGACGGCCACCCTGATCCGGAGCCTGGCGGCGGTGGCGTTCCTCGCGGTGGTGTGTCTGGCCGTCGGTAGGTCGCAGGTGGGTGGCCTGAAATACGTCGGCTACATGATCGTCGGCGGGATACTGGCCGGAGGGTTGGGGCTGTACCTTTACTACCTAGCCCTCAGCTCTGGGCAGGCCTCCAGGATCGTGCCGTTGTCGAGCACGTATCCGCTGTTCGCGACACTGTTTTCCATCCTGGCCCTGAGGGAGCGGCCTAGCGTCGAGACGGTGGTCGGGTGCATACTGATAGTGATAGGAGCGGTCCTGGTCAGCAGGGAGTGA
- the spcS gene encoding O-phosphoseryl-tRNA(Sec) selenium transferase: MRGLIPDHMLERGRTVLDSYREPVERLLSERRMPEEGWPDDVIATFLWELSRMDTDKDPKAARIGEREARVASRLAEESVFGFCHGVGRSGTLVDPQPKAPGASIMYALTNRLVTDFLRRLGFRIEGAFVVPGATGLSIALCLSALGEGEEVIYPYAAHKSPIKAVRLAGFGMRVVDTEIEGDRIVVDPGDVEEALERSESPAAVLSTLTFFPPRSSDPLPEIAELCEEYGVPHVVNAAYGIQHEQYRDLLNRAIKRGRVDVVVSSTDKNLLTPVGGGIVYAPDEETLREVSRAYPGRASAAPVAHALISLLSLGMKGYRRLMRRQKECKALLDELLEDLEARRDDVRVLDVDNPIASAVAVEGHDPVDLAARLYVRRVTGPRGVRADDPFGTSRLRGYHSNYITINAAIGVREEDVKTAVERLERELEGE, encoded by the coding sequence ATGCGGGGACTCATCCCCGACCACATGCTGGAGCGTGGGCGTACCGTGCTCGACTCCTACAGGGAACCCGTGGAACGACTCCTCAGCGAGCGTAGGATGCCGGAGGAGGGCTGGCCGGACGACGTCATCGCGACGTTCCTGTGGGAGCTGTCGAGGATGGACACCGACAAGGACCCCAAGGCGGCACGTATCGGGGAGAGGGAAGCCCGGGTAGCCTCAAGGCTTGCGGAGGAGTCCGTGTTCGGGTTCTGCCACGGTGTGGGTAGGAGCGGGACGCTCGTGGATCCACAGCCGAAGGCTCCGGGCGCCTCGATAATGTACGCGTTAACGAACAGGCTGGTCACGGACTTCCTCCGGAGGCTCGGGTTCCGGATCGAAGGTGCCTTCGTGGTACCCGGTGCTACGGGACTGTCGATAGCGCTGTGCCTGTCGGCGTTGGGTGAAGGCGAGGAGGTGATCTATCCGTACGCCGCCCACAAGAGTCCGATTAAAGCCGTGCGACTGGCCGGCTTCGGGATGAGGGTGGTGGACACGGAGATCGAGGGTGACAGGATCGTGGTGGACCCAGGGGATGTGGAGGAGGCCTTGGAGCGCTCGGAGTCCCCGGCTGCCGTGCTGAGCACGCTGACGTTCTTCCCACCGCGAAGCAGCGATCCGCTGCCCGAGATCGCCGAACTCTGCGAGGAGTACGGGGTCCCTCACGTCGTGAACGCCGCCTACGGGATCCAGCACGAGCAGTACCGAGATCTACTGAACCGAGCGATCAAGCGAGGGCGCGTGGACGTGGTCGTAAGCTCGACGGACAAGAACCTCCTAACACCCGTGGGTGGAGGGATCGTGTACGCGCCGGACGAGGAGACGCTCCGGGAGGTTTCCAGGGCTTATCCTGGTCGCGCCAGCGCGGCACCGGTGGCCCACGCGTTAATCTCGCTGCTCTCCTTGGGGATGAAGGGATACCGGCGCCTGATGCGGAGGCAGAAGGAGTGCAAAGCGCTTTTGGACGAGCTGTTGGAGGATCTCGAGGCCCGTCGAGACGACGTCCGCGTGCTCGACGTGGATAACCCGATAGCCTCGGCGGTCGCCGTGGAAGGGCACGACCCCGTGGACCTCGCGGCCAGGCTGTACGTGAGGAGGGTCACGGGACCGAGGGGTGTTCGTGCGGACGATCCGTTCGGAACCAGCCGGCTCCGGGGGTACCATTCGAACTACATCACCATCAACGCTGCCATCGGTGTCCGAGAGGAGGACGTCAAAACGGCCGTCGAAAGGCTCGAGCGGGAGTTGGAGGGTGAGTGA
- a CDS encoding RsmB/NOP family class I SAM-dependent RNA methyltransferase, with translation MRYVEEFRERLERIFGDRAEDVYRYLLEGRPPTYVRVNTLKADVEEVVENLETAGVELAETPLSYAFRVLSSPGPLGSSLEHVAGYLYLQDLASMVPPELLDPEPPGPVIDLCAAPGSKTTQLAQLLGGEGVVLAVDADPRRVRALVHNVNRLGCVNVIVAHADAARLRISAPFLLLDPPCSGEGTLHRDPHALRTWTPKKPGRFARTQLRLLRAALRMLPPGGRLVYSTCTFSVEENELVIHEALGNDDRYRIVPSVPRWLEPHTVPGLTEWEGRELREDLRHAFRIDPASLESDGFFVAVIERRH, from the coding sequence ATGAGGTACGTGGAAGAGTTCCGTGAGCGTTTGGAGCGGATCTTCGGTGACCGTGCCGAGGACGTGTACCGGTACCTGTTGGAGGGTCGTCCACCCACTTACGTCCGGGTGAACACGCTGAAGGCGGACGTCGAGGAGGTTGTGGAGAACCTCGAAACGGCGGGAGTCGAGCTCGCCGAAACCCCACTATCGTACGCCTTCCGTGTCCTCAGTAGTCCCGGGCCGCTGGGTTCCTCGCTGGAACACGTGGCCGGTTACCTTTACCTTCAGGACCTGGCTTCGATGGTCCCCCCGGAGCTCCTTGACCCGGAACCTCCGGGTCCCGTGATAGACCTGTGCGCGGCCCCCGGGAGCAAAACCACGCAGTTAGCACAGCTGCTCGGCGGCGAGGGCGTCGTACTGGCCGTCGACGCCGACCCTCGGCGCGTCCGGGCTCTGGTTCACAACGTGAACAGGCTGGGATGTGTCAACGTGATCGTGGCACACGCCGACGCGGCACGTCTGCGTATCAGCGCCCCTTTCCTCCTGCTGGATCCCCCGTGCTCGGGTGAGGGCACCCTGCACCGAGATCCACACGCCCTACGTACCTGGACTCCGAAGAAACCCGGGAGGTTCGCCCGGACGCAGCTGCGCCTCCTGAGGGCCGCCCTGAGGATGCTGCCGCCGGGCGGCCGTCTGGTGTACTCGACCTGTACGTTCTCCGTCGAAGAGAACGAGCTGGTGATCCACGAGGCTCTAGGGAACGACGACAGGTACCGGATAGTCCCGTCCGTCCCACGGTGGCTCGAACCTCACACCGTCCCCGGGCTAACCGAGTGGGAAGGGAGGGAGCTCCGGGAGGACCTGAGGCACGCCTTCAGGATCGATCCGGCCAGCCTAGAATCCGACGGTTTTTTCGTCGCGGTAATCGAGCGTCGCCACTGA
- a CDS encoding serine/threonine-protein kinase RIO2: MAGDNEATEVDKRDIALLRALEGLSRAFEWVPEDKLLERLPMDYSELATRLEKLDSLGLIDYRYIPTYQTYAARMKERAYDTLALWDMKKHDVYERLGTIIGEGKEATIVNAKDPEDEWVAIKLHRYHAPEFRRIKKTLAYAAVKVRGEELRVDDHRIDVPRAKAQVEMKVLQRLHSKGFPVPGPRAINRHAVAMDMIEGHAPGIPAPLLAKIKVKNPEEALEVILEDYREIVLEGHYVHGDFSEHNILVTPDGELYYVDWPQAVPIEHPSAPKLCYRDLKNVIEHFRRKYRIRVPDPKEVYDEIADDLQSLMEEKKEEYERHKKAAERTLERFEESVERVEGKREGRKAGPTEDEEDRVPGGGDGGG; the protein is encoded by the coding sequence GTGGCAGGAGACAACGAAGCGACCGAAGTCGACAAGCGCGATATCGCCCTACTCCGCGCCTTAGAGGGCCTGAGCAGGGCCTTCGAGTGGGTTCCCGAGGACAAGCTGCTGGAACGGTTGCCGATGGATTACTCGGAGCTGGCAACCCGGCTGGAGAAGCTGGATTCCCTGGGGCTGATCGATTACCGGTACATACCGACGTACCAGACCTACGCCGCCAGGATGAAGGAGCGGGCCTACGACACCCTCGCTCTGTGGGACATGAAGAAGCACGACGTCTACGAGCGGCTCGGAACGATCATAGGCGAGGGCAAAGAGGCGACGATCGTGAACGCGAAGGACCCTGAGGACGAGTGGGTGGCCATCAAACTGCACAGGTACCACGCCCCGGAATTCAGGAGGATCAAGAAGACGCTCGCGTACGCCGCCGTGAAGGTTCGCGGGGAAGAACTTCGGGTGGACGACCACCGCATCGACGTACCGCGCGCCAAGGCCCAGGTCGAGATGAAGGTGCTCCAGCGCCTCCACTCCAAGGGGTTCCCCGTACCGGGGCCCCGAGCCATCAACCGTCACGCGGTCGCCATGGACATGATCGAGGGGCACGCCCCGGGTATACCGGCCCCACTGCTCGCCAAGATCAAGGTTAAGAACCCCGAAGAGGCCCTCGAGGTTATCCTGGAGGACTACCGGGAGATCGTCCTGGAGGGCCACTATGTCCACGGCGACTTCAGCGAGCACAACATCCTGGTTACACCTGACGGCGAACTGTACTACGTCGACTGGCCTCAGGCCGTGCCGATCGAGCACCCTTCCGCACCGAAGCTCTGCTACCGCGACCTCAAGAACGTAATCGAGCATTTCAGGCGTAAGTACAGGATCCGCGTCCCCGACCCGAAGGAAGTGTACGACGAGATAGCGGACGACCTCCAGTCGCTGATGGAGGAGAAGAAGGAGGAGTACGAACGGCACAAGAAAGCCGCCGAGAGAACCCTCGAGAGGTTCGAGGAGAGCGTCGAGCGGGTGGAAGGTAAGCGTGAAGGTCGTAAGGCCGGACCGACGGAGGACGAGGAGGACAGGGTTCCCGGAGGTGGTGATGGCGGAGGGTAA